From Triticum aestivum cultivar Chinese Spring chromosome 7B, IWGSC CS RefSeq v2.1, whole genome shotgun sequence:
CATCACGTTGGGGCCCCACATCTTGTCAACCGAAGGAAACATCCATTCCGGCTGAGGCGTGCAGAAGCTAGACTCCGTACGTTGTGCCCGTAAACCAGGACATAAGGCGGCCGCTCCTCTTATTAATAAATAACTAGTTAAAATTAGGTTTagactcgggttttgtttagagaaatttagttattgctatttttatttatcttcgctcgtagcggctagtgcgaccgtCAAGACATCTATCGGAACCCCGACTTGTGAGATTTATTCATCTAGCATATCCGCAATTTCAGATTCTTGGCTATTATTTTtttgcatgttcttcgatttgcttgcaggaaatatcCTTTGTGGATAGGTCGATCGCGCTGTTCGCTCGGTCGATAACAccgtggagttggttcagcgattgccgtggatatcagtcgtgtacggtTCTCCCTATACGGTTGGTAGCCGGACCAAGTCCCACCCAAAATCGTAGTTATCtctctctcatcgaaagatcgggcctcAGTTCACATCAGAAAAGCTAGGTAAAaccaatttttttaatatattttatGAAAAATAGGTCTAACATAGTATTATATAGCCCCGAAATTAGCTATTTTATTCTTTCTAGCAGACAAAATAGCCTTTTTGCCTGGCTGCGGGCCGGGCTGGGCCAGGCCCGGGCTTGGGATTTTGTTGACTGGCTTCTTTAAACCCGGCCCGGCCGGGAGATGCCCAGGTCCAGACTCTCGTGTTGAGGTAAACAATGTCGGGTCTTCCCATTTTAGGGCACGCAGATAAAAAAGGGAAGAAAGGGGGCGCACCTAGAGTCCCAAAGGTGAGAGCTCTTATACGGCGCCCGTGTGCGTGCTTGTGATCGTACATCATATAAATGCAGTGCCAGACTTGAAGTGCAAAGTACAGCGGCAAATCCTTTTTAAGAAAACGTTCAACATTTTTATGTATACattgatttttttcaaatacagtGGGTTTTTTGTAAAAAAAACTACTGATCAGGTTTTAAATACTGAAATGGATATTTTATAGTATACATTGACCAATTTCTTAATGTATGATGAACAAAATTTagatacacaatgaacattttttaatatacgttgaatatttttataatctatgatgaacatttttgtaatacacgaTAAACATTTTTATAGTGCAAGCTGAACTATTtcataatatacgatgaacattttcaTAACACATGGTGAACTTTTTATATaatacacaaaaatgacaaaaagaatagaaacagaaaaaagaaggaaacgtaaaagaaagaaaatgaaaggaaaaaagaaaccaAAACAGTAAGAAAAAAACAACTGAAACCTGGACAGAACAGTGAAAAAATTGGAAGCAAAAATACATGgaagaaaaacgaaaaaataaaCCCCGCAAGAAAGAAGGAAACAGCAGCGAACCAAATCTGAAGCAGTTCAGCGAAGGACCATCCTTTTGACGCCTGTGGGCGTCAAATAGCATCTGCCCCCAAATGTCACCTACGGCGCTCCCAGCCGCCGCCACGTCGCGCTTTGGGTGctctttctgttttttcttttttgttttttcggaggcattttttgtttttaaatgttttttttcttttttgctttttgttttttctACCGGGTGTTCTTAGCTTTTGGAAAAAAAATACGTAAAAAGAAATTTACGCCAAAAAAGACATGGATAGTGAGCATGCTAAATTTGGTTACAACTACAACACATCAGTACTCCAATGAAACAAATGTACATAGAGAGGTAGGTCACAAAAGAATAATGAAATGGAAAGTTATGTGAGCCTGCCGGTCGTACTCCATCTCAGGTCAGACTACAATTACATAACATGGACTATTTGATATTGATACCAGATACTACTATGCCTCAACATGAACAGGAAAAACTATGTTTACAAATCTAACCAGACTTCAACAAAAAATAGTGTTACATTTCATTTCATTATTGGTTTCACATTTTACTTCGTCTCTTTGTTGATTTTCATAGGTTTATTTTTTACACATGTAAGAAAAAGTACACATTCAGCATTTTCATATACATCAGGCACATATTTTATACACATGCTTAACATTTTCAAATAGATGATTAAGATTTCCCAAAACTTATATTTTTTTATGTCTAGTTTCCTGCATAGACATTGCACATTTATTTTCCAGATCTAAAACATATTTTTAATATGTGTTTAACATTTTTCAGTTACAGGATTAACATTTTtcgaatacatggtcaatattttttaaatacacaatgaacattttttaaagacaACAAACATTTTTCACACACAACATACAATTTTTTCGTAGTCATCACGAGCATTTCTATATACATTTTTTAAGTTTTTTCAAATACATAATTAAAATTGTGAAAATATTTGTTTCTGTGCCTACTTTTATTTAATGTACTTTGTACATTTCTTATACAACAGGAATATTTGTCTGATACACATCAGGAATATATTTTTGACACGCTTTTcacatttttaaaatgcatgatcaacatttgttttcatacacattgttttttgtatacatgacaaacatttctatacacatttaacattttttaaattcttgattaaaaaatttcaaatacatgatcaacttttttcatACTGAACATATCTGTTTGTTATAGATTTTTTTTGTATGCATCAGATACAtattttatatacacatttaacactTTATAAATATTTGGTTCAGCAGGGTTAAAATCTGCTATTAGCTTCAGTAGCACCTCATTCTACAGCCTCCACGCGTGAGCCCACTTTGTAGCAATGTGAGTGACTCTGCGTGAGCCGGGCCAGCATGCTGAAGACTGGCCCGGCCTGTACACGCAATACAAGGCTCAACGAGTACGCCTATGTATCGCATCAGCGACGAGCTCCCCACTGCGTGTGCTTCATTCTCAGTCTGAACTTCTACAGTCCATGGAAGTACCTGCCCAGCTATCAGCACATGTACTAGTAGTCGCTTTTCATGAAAATCATTCCTATTGATGAACACACATTTGTTTTGATGGATGCTACTCATAGATTAAAATCGCGGCAAAGTGACAGAGATTTTTCCCGCGATGGCTAAACGAAGGAATGGAGCGATCTCGGGCGATAGTGGCATGATCTCCCGCGATTTGTACTATTGGAAAATCGCGGGTAGATTTCTCAGCTGCGATTAGCGGGAGATTGCGGCCAAATAGCGGACGATTTTAATCTATGATGCTACTCCACATGGGAACATAGAGAGCACAGAGAACTCTGCACCCACTGCATATGCCCCTATCAGTACAAGAACACAAAGTACTTAATGAAGAAAAAACCCCTTGTGTGTCTCTTATTACAAGCCAACAAAAGAAAAAGATATTCAGGCAAAAATGTCCAAGTCTGGTTGCCGATGCTCTGCCTAGAAGAATAAACAAAATAAATTCAATAGCAGCCCAGCATCGGCACTTAAGAAAAGAAAACGAACTTCTAGAGCAGCAAGATAAATAAATCACCGGCCATCGGAGTAGAACATGCTCGGGTACACCCACAAGGCCATGGCTGTGGGCACAAACCTCTTACGCCAGTTGAAGTTGGGATGGCTAGTTGGAGAAAGGTCCACATGGCCACGCAGCTCGTGCACGCTCCAAGGCTGAGAGTGATGGGCGTAGTACAAGTTGTTGCTCGTCCCTCCCCATCGCTCCGGGCGCGCACAAGCAAACGGAGGGCTCCGCTCGTCTCCCCCGACGAAGATCGCCCAGTTGTCCAACGTCTTCACCTTCACCCACTTGGCGGGCTCGGTCGACATGTCGAGGCGGTGGCACACAGGATCTGCGGACGACAGGTGCACAAAGTGGTCGACCATGAGGAGATCGTCGCCGCAGACCACAAGCCATGCCTGCACAAAAGATTCTGGCTCTATCTCGCTGCACCACTCGGTTGGTATCTCCCGCAGGCCTAACCGAGGGGCCAACCGCAGAGTATACATCTTCATACCGTGGTCCATGGCGATGAACTGACCGTTGAACTGCACGATCTGATATATCCATCCATGAGGAAGTTGGAGTTCCTCCCAAGAGTCACTTCCAACGGGCCAATCAAACAGGGAGGATTGAGTGCTTACAAGGAGATGTGAGTTGGGAGATGTAAGTGGAGCAGTGAGAGTGCCACCATAGTAGCCGTCACTGAAAGGGAGACGTGGAGGCGAAACCATGGCCCCGGTGAACACATCGACAACAAGACAAACTCCACGGTAGCAGCAGATGAGATGGCCATGTGAAGAGCCAGCAAAGTGCATGTTCTCAAAAGTTTCTTGAGGAATCTGGCAGCCAAGGGCGCTATTGTCGCTAGCTACATCAATGACTTTACGTATGCGTAGCATGTATCGAGAATTGAAAGGAACGGAAGAACGTTTTTCAGAAAAAATGGAAGGAAGAGAAGAACCTTGGATAGGGTCAGCGGGTCGGATAAGAAGAGGTGGGATTAATGTGCATAGGTTAGATGCAGATCGGTGGGAAGAGAATGCTGCACGCCATGACTGGCAGGTTGCAGCAAAGGCAAGAAGGTCAATGGAGGATCCCAACAGAGCAACAATGGAGTGAAGCAGGCCATCCGAAAGATCGGCCCAACCTTGTAATCCAGACACAGCAGGGCTAATTGAAGTAGAAACCACTGACAATGTGCTGGGGGTCTGCATGATGGGAATTTGTCTGCATCACATACCAAATTCAGGTCCTAATTAATATCAGAACCGATGAACAATTTCAAGGATGTGATGATAAAAATAAAGAGACATATAGCATGCAAGAATAATGTATATTTCCTCAGGGGCCTAAAATACGCCTATGCATGAAGAAACTTGTTACACACTAGCAAAAATAAGGAATTTGATACGACTACACTACTCTTGTCGGATGCCAAAGTTCAGACCGTTCGTTATCAGATAACATGACCTGTGCTGTTTGGCAAATGTCTCACAGCAGTAGACACCTTTAACGAAGCCCATCATTTGTAAGAACACGAGGTTAAAAGAGGTGACAATTGTTTATTTATACCGTGAGACCGATACGTCGATGATATTTTTATAAGATCATTTCATGCATGGAGCGCCAGTTTCTGAGGAAAATCAAAGCCTAACCAGATCAGTCGATTCTAATTCAGGCCACCCAAAGATCCAGCGTGGGCCGAGTTCTAGATGATTCGTAGGCATATGCATGAACACATATAGATGAAACAGGGGAAATGTGCACAACATAgaccttgcggatcaggatgggNNNNNNNNNNNNNNNNNNNNNNNNNNNNNNNNNNNNNNNNNNNNNNNNNNNNNNNNNNNNNNNNNNNNNNNNNNNNNNNNNNNNNNNNNNNNNNNNNNNNNNNNNNNNNNNNNNNNNNNNNNNNNNNNNNNNNNNNNNNNNNNNNNNNNNNNNNNNNNNNNNNNNNNNNNNNNNNNNNNNNNNNNNNNNNNNNNNNNNNNNNNNNNNNNNNNNNNNNNNNNNNNNNNNNNNNNNNNNNNNNNNNNNNNNNNNNNNNNNNNNNNNNNNNNNNNNNTCTTGGATCTCCGGCGTTGTGGCTCGATCGCTTCCGGAAACCGCCCGGCCGCTTCGCCTGGAAGGGAAACgggttgttctctctctctctcagactcTCGTTACTTATTATAAGGCTTTCCGTTGTGGGCCGACTTGGGTTTGCATGAGTCTGCTTGTTGGGAGCTCCTAGTCCGCGTTGTTGGCGCCGATTAGCGATCCTGGCGCTTGCAGGAGCGCGTAGCGGGCCGGCCCAATTTTGaacaaaaagttcaccaattttaaaGAAGTTCTTTGAATTTGATTATAAAAAGTTCAGTAAATTTGAAATAATACTTCACTCATTTTGAAACACATTCgtcgattttgaaaaagttcatcgatttagaaaaaagttcatcaaaattgaaaaaagttcatcaaaattgaaaaaagttcatcaatttgaaaaaagttcatcgaaactgaaaaagagttcatcgaatttcaaaaaaagttcaccaaatttgcaAAAAGCTCAtcgatttggaaaaaagttcacatATTTGAAAATGAGTTCATCGATTTGAAAGAAAGCTCATCGAATTTCAGGAAAAGTCCATCaaatttcagaaaagttcatcaattctaaaaaagttcaacaaatttaaagaaagttcatcgaatttgaaaaaacatCCAATTGTTAAAAGTAGTTCACTAAAAAGGTTCACCGGTTTTGAAaacaaaacttcatcaaattttaaaaaatatatcatcaattttgaaaaagttcacgtaCTTAAGAAAATAAAACACATGAAAATCGATGGGGGGAAacctggaagaagaagaaaaagacagaAAACGAAAATGGAAAAAAggcaaaaagaataaaagaaaacagaGAAGGGAGGAATAAAAGAATGAAAGATTTGAATCTTCACAGATGCTGCTCGGTTTGACTCGTGAGGTCGCGGGTTCGATTCGTAGTGACGGTCTTTCATTTTTTGCAAATTAAGATACatagtaatgggccggcccagcacggggcgctgcaggcgccccTTTGTAAATTTGCCTATAACGGGCGCATGCATCGCTTAGGATATGCCCTGATTGTTTCCTGAAAAAACAAACAAACTGCTAGTTTTTGCTTTTTCTTTGCGGGGAACTTTGAGACCTTTATTCAAAACAAAGTACTCATGGGCCTGGATGAGAGCGTCGTTGTTAGGCCTTGGACCCTTCAAGCAAAAAGTAGATTCAGTTCATGAGGAACTGCATAAATGGGACAAAAAGACACTAAAAAGGCCACAGAAGAGATTGGCGAAGCTGAAAAAGGAGTTGGAGGACCTGAGAAGAGGTCCTGCTACAGACGCGACGATCGATAGACAAAAAGAAATACTTATAGTTATTGAAAATTTGATGGAGCAAGAAGAGATTGAATGGGTTCAGAGAGGCAGAGCTAATTGGCTGAAGCAGGGCAACACAAACTTTTTCCATCTGTATGCTTCGGCAAGAAAGAAGAGGAACACGATCAAGGGTTTAAAGGATGGCAATGGGGTGATGCAGGAAGGACAACAGGAGATGGACGACATCATTAAAAATTATTTCGCAACCTTGTTCTCAtcccaacactagtagaaaaaggcccatttgtcccggttcataaagcccatttgtcccggttcccgaaccgggactaaagtgtcggtactaaaacCCAATACCTTTAGTCCAGGTTCGcctatgaaccgggacagatggggctccatgtGGCTGATGTGGCTTGCCCAGGCAAGAGGACCTTTTGTCCTGgtcggtggcaccaaccgagaccaaaaggcatccatgcgtcagcagttcaggggctggagtttttgtttgtttgtttgttttgaaAGGGGagttgggggttttgtagggttaatttaggggtttcatatattgtgttagctagctaatagaaagaagtgtcctctcttatctccgtgcttggtcgacgctacgtactatacatatagagaggactcgacatgctagctagctagtaagcaaatgaaggaaaccattaagtccATAAGATCGTGATgtacatatacagagagaagtgatcgacctctccttctccgagagattggtcaaacaacaagtttttgtatatctatccgacactactggtTACATATATATAATATAAGATCTCATACAATCCCCTAACATttgaactcaagttccacatggtattctccgtctttgtcgatgatgtggtcaagaaagaatcccgccaattcctcttgaattgctcgtatgcgatctgaAACATTTAAtttgaagaagagggtcaatacatatatatgaatgaaactcaacacaaatgatggtaataaaataaaattgtgaatattat
This genomic window contains:
- the LOC123158614 gene encoding uncharacterized protein; its protein translation is MQTPSTLSVVSTSISPAVSGLQGWADLSDGLLHSIVALLGSSIDLLAFAATCQSWRAAFSSHRSASNLCTLIPPLLIRPADPIQGSSLPSIFSEKRSSVPFNSRYMLRIRKVIDVASDNSALGCQIPQETFENMHFAGSSHGHLICCYRGVCLVVDVFTGAMVSPPRLPFSDGYYGGTLTAPLTSPNSHLLVSTQSSLFDWPVGSDSWEELQLPHGWIYQIVQFNGQFIAMDHGMKMYTLRLAPRLGLREIPTEWCSEIEPESFVQAWLVVCGDDLLMVDHFVHLSSADPVCHRLDMSTEPAKWVKVKTLDNWAIFVGGDERSPPFACARPERWGGTSNNLYYAHHSQPWSVHELRGHVDLSPTSHPNFNWRKRFVPTAMALWVYPSMFYSDGR